In a single window of the Leopardus geoffroyi isolate Oge1 chromosome D2, O.geoffroyi_Oge1_pat1.0, whole genome shotgun sequence genome:
- the ZFYVE27 gene encoding protrudin isoform X2: MQTSEREGSGPEVSPSVMPEAPLESPPAPTKSPAFDLFNLVLSYKRLEIYLEPLKDAGDGVRYLLRWQTPLCSLLTCLGLNILFLTLNEGAWYSVGALMISVPALLGYLQEVCRARLPESELMRRKYHSVRQEDLQRVRLSRPEAVAEVKSFLIQLEAFLSRLCRTCEAAYRVLHWENPAASSQFYGALLGTVCMLYLLPLCWVLALLNSTLFLGNVEFFRVVSEYRACLQRRMNPKQEDSVFESPPLPDAGGKCALPDCTPAPTPTEDLTPGSVEEAEEAEPDEEFKDAIEETHLVVLEDDEGAPCPAEDELVLQDNGFLSKNEVLRSKVSRLTERLRKRYPTNNFGNCTGCSATFSVLKKRRSCSNCGNSFCSRCCSFKVPKSSMGATAPEAQRETVFVCASCNQTLSK; encoded by the exons ATGCAGACATCAGAGCGTGAGGGGAGTGGGCCAGAGGTAAGCCCCAGCGTGATGCCTGAGGCTCCCCTGGAGTCTCCACCTGCCCCTACCAAGTCCCCGGCGTTTGATCTTTTCAACTTGGTTCTGTCCTACAAGAGGCTGGAGATCTACCTGGAACCCCTAAAGGATGCAGGTGACGGTGTCCGATACTTGCTCAG GTGGCAGACACCTTTGTGTTCCTTGCTGACCTGCCTGGGCCTCAACATCTTGTTCCTCACTTTGAATGAAG GTGCGTGGTACTCGGTGGGTGCCCTCATGATTTCAGTGCCCGCCCTCCTCGGCTACCTTCAGGAGGTCTGCCGGGCACGGCTGCCTGAGTCTGAGTTGATGCGGAGGAAGTATCACAGTGTGAGGCAGGAGGACCTCCAGAGAGTTCGCCTGTCTCGCCCCGAGGCTGTGGCTGAGGTGAAGAGCTT CCTGATCCAGCTGGAGGCCTTCCTGAGCCGCCTGTGCCGTACCTGCGAAGCTGCCTACCGCGTGCTGCACTGGGAGAACCCTGCCGCGTCCTCGCA GTTCTATGGGGCTCTTCTGGGCACAGTTTGCATGCTGTACCTGCTGCCCCTGTGCTGGGTCCTTGCCCTTTTAAACAGCACGCTCTTTCTGGGGAATGTGGAGTTCTTCCGAG TGGTATCTGAGTACAGGGCATGTCTGCAGCGGCGGATGAACCCCAAGCAGGAAGACAGTGTCTTCGAGAGCCCCCCGCTGCCAGATGCTGGGGGAAAGTGTGCCCTGCCGGACTGCACGCCTGCGCCCACACCCACGGAG GACCTCACGCCCGGAAGTGTGGAGGAGGCCGAGGAGGCTGAGCCTGATGAGGAGTTTAAAGATGCGATTGAG GAGACCCACTTGGTGGTGCTG GAGGATGACGAGGGTGCCCCGTGCCCAGCAGAGGATGAGCTGGTTCTGCAGGACAACGGGTTCCTGAGCAAGAACGAGGTGCTGCGCAGCAAGGTGTCCCGGCTCACGGAGCGGCTCCGCAAACGCTACCCTACCAACAACTTTG GGAACTGTACGGGCTGCTCGGCCACCTTCTCAGTGCTGAAGAAGAGG CGAAGCTGCAGTAACTGTGGAAACAGCTTCTGCTCCCGGTGCTGCTCCTTCAAGGTGCCTAAGTCCTCCATGGGGGCCACAG CCCCCGAAGCCCAGAGAGaaactgtgtttgtgtgtgcctCGTGTAACCAGACCTTGAGCAAGTGA
- the ZFYVE27 gene encoding protrudin isoform X1 encodes MQTSEREGSGPEVSPSVMPEAPLESPPAPTKSPAFDLFNLVLSYKRLEIYLEPLKDAGDGVRYLLRWQTPLCSLLTCLGLNILFLTLNEGAWYSVGALMISVPALLGYLQEVCRARLPESELMRRKYHSVRQEDLQRVRLSRPEAVAEVKSFLIQLEAFLSRLCRTCEAAYRVLHWENPAASSQFYGALLGTVCMLYLLPLCWVLALLNSTLFLGNVEFFRVVSEYRACLQRRMNPKQEDSVFESPPLPDAGGKCALPDCTPAPTPTEDLTPGSVEEAEEAEPDEEFKDAIEEDDEGAPCPAEDELVLQDNGFLSKNEVLRSKVSRLTERLRKRYPTNNFGNCTGCSATFSVLKKRRSCSNCGNSFCSRCCSFKVPKSSMGATEAVHTHCKQKIQIKGEHQCACRINAYASSKKIGSIFFILPEICYNHKSRFSGFLSGHASNMVILEDLEITIQKKKEEKNNPVILLPRDNHC; translated from the exons ATGCAGACATCAGAGCGTGAGGGGAGTGGGCCAGAGGTAAGCCCCAGCGTGATGCCTGAGGCTCCCCTGGAGTCTCCACCTGCCCCTACCAAGTCCCCGGCGTTTGATCTTTTCAACTTGGTTCTGTCCTACAAGAGGCTGGAGATCTACCTGGAACCCCTAAAGGATGCAGGTGACGGTGTCCGATACTTGCTCAG GTGGCAGACACCTTTGTGTTCCTTGCTGACCTGCCTGGGCCTCAACATCTTGTTCCTCACTTTGAATGAAG GTGCGTGGTACTCGGTGGGTGCCCTCATGATTTCAGTGCCCGCCCTCCTCGGCTACCTTCAGGAGGTCTGCCGGGCACGGCTGCCTGAGTCTGAGTTGATGCGGAGGAAGTATCACAGTGTGAGGCAGGAGGACCTCCAGAGAGTTCGCCTGTCTCGCCCCGAGGCTGTGGCTGAGGTGAAGAGCTT CCTGATCCAGCTGGAGGCCTTCCTGAGCCGCCTGTGCCGTACCTGCGAAGCTGCCTACCGCGTGCTGCACTGGGAGAACCCTGCCGCGTCCTCGCA GTTCTATGGGGCTCTTCTGGGCACAGTTTGCATGCTGTACCTGCTGCCCCTGTGCTGGGTCCTTGCCCTTTTAAACAGCACGCTCTTTCTGGGGAATGTGGAGTTCTTCCGAG TGGTATCTGAGTACAGGGCATGTCTGCAGCGGCGGATGAACCCCAAGCAGGAAGACAGTGTCTTCGAGAGCCCCCCGCTGCCAGATGCTGGGGGAAAGTGTGCCCTGCCGGACTGCACGCCTGCGCCCACACCCACGGAG GACCTCACGCCCGGAAGTGTGGAGGAGGCCGAGGAGGCTGAGCCTGATGAGGAGTTTAAAGATGCGATTGAG GAGGATGACGAGGGTGCCCCGTGCCCAGCAGAGGATGAGCTGGTTCTGCAGGACAACGGGTTCCTGAGCAAGAACGAGGTGCTGCGCAGCAAGGTGTCCCGGCTCACGGAGCGGCTCCGCAAACGCTACCCTACCAACAACTTTG GGAACTGTACGGGCTGCTCGGCCACCTTCTCAGTGCTGAAGAAGAGG CGAAGCTGCAGTAACTGTGGAAACAGCTTCTGCTCCCGGTGCTGCTCCTTCAAGGTGCCTAAGTCCTCCATGGGGGCCACAG AAGCTGTACATACTCATTGTAAACAAAAGATACAGATAAAGGGAGAGCACCAGTGTGCATGTAGGATAAATGCATATGCATCTTCTAAAAAAATTGGGAGCATATTTTTCATACTGCCTGAAATATGTTATAATCACAAATCgaggttttctggttttctttctggtCATGCAAGTAACATGGTTATTCTAGAAGATTTGGAGATTACGAtacagaagaagaaggaagaaaaaaataatcctgtaATTTTATTACCTAGAGATAACCACtgttaa
- the ZFYVE27 gene encoding protrudin isoform X3 — protein sequence MQTSEREGSGPEVSPSVMPEAPLESPPAPTKSPAFDLFNLVLSYKRLEIYLEPLKDAGDGVRYLLRWQTPLCSLLTCLGLNILFLTLNEGAWYSVGALMISVPALLGYLQEVCRARLPESELMRRKYHSVRQEDLQRVRLSRPEAVAEVKSFLIQLEAFLSRLCRTCEAAYRVLHWENPAASSQFYGALLGTVCMLYLLPLCWVLALLNSTLFLGNVEFFRVVSEYRACLQRRMNPKQEDSVFESPPLPDAGGKCALPDCTPAPTPTEDLTPGSVEEAEEAEPDEEFKDAIEEDDEGAPCPAEDELVLQDNGFLSKNEVLRSKVSRLTERLRKRYPTNNFGNCTGCSATFSVLKKRRSCSNCGNSFCSRCCSFKVPKSSMGATAPEAQRETVFVCASCNQTLSK from the exons ATGCAGACATCAGAGCGTGAGGGGAGTGGGCCAGAGGTAAGCCCCAGCGTGATGCCTGAGGCTCCCCTGGAGTCTCCACCTGCCCCTACCAAGTCCCCGGCGTTTGATCTTTTCAACTTGGTTCTGTCCTACAAGAGGCTGGAGATCTACCTGGAACCCCTAAAGGATGCAGGTGACGGTGTCCGATACTTGCTCAG GTGGCAGACACCTTTGTGTTCCTTGCTGACCTGCCTGGGCCTCAACATCTTGTTCCTCACTTTGAATGAAG GTGCGTGGTACTCGGTGGGTGCCCTCATGATTTCAGTGCCCGCCCTCCTCGGCTACCTTCAGGAGGTCTGCCGGGCACGGCTGCCTGAGTCTGAGTTGATGCGGAGGAAGTATCACAGTGTGAGGCAGGAGGACCTCCAGAGAGTTCGCCTGTCTCGCCCCGAGGCTGTGGCTGAGGTGAAGAGCTT CCTGATCCAGCTGGAGGCCTTCCTGAGCCGCCTGTGCCGTACCTGCGAAGCTGCCTACCGCGTGCTGCACTGGGAGAACCCTGCCGCGTCCTCGCA GTTCTATGGGGCTCTTCTGGGCACAGTTTGCATGCTGTACCTGCTGCCCCTGTGCTGGGTCCTTGCCCTTTTAAACAGCACGCTCTTTCTGGGGAATGTGGAGTTCTTCCGAG TGGTATCTGAGTACAGGGCATGTCTGCAGCGGCGGATGAACCCCAAGCAGGAAGACAGTGTCTTCGAGAGCCCCCCGCTGCCAGATGCTGGGGGAAAGTGTGCCCTGCCGGACTGCACGCCTGCGCCCACACCCACGGAG GACCTCACGCCCGGAAGTGTGGAGGAGGCCGAGGAGGCTGAGCCTGATGAGGAGTTTAAAGATGCGATTGAG GAGGATGACGAGGGTGCCCCGTGCCCAGCAGAGGATGAGCTGGTTCTGCAGGACAACGGGTTCCTGAGCAAGAACGAGGTGCTGCGCAGCAAGGTGTCCCGGCTCACGGAGCGGCTCCGCAAACGCTACCCTACCAACAACTTTG GGAACTGTACGGGCTGCTCGGCCACCTTCTCAGTGCTGAAGAAGAGG CGAAGCTGCAGTAACTGTGGAAACAGCTTCTGCTCCCGGTGCTGCTCCTTCAAGGTGCCTAAGTCCTCCATGGGGGCCACAG CCCCCGAAGCCCAGAGAGaaactgtgtttgtgtgtgcctCGTGTAACCAGACCTTGAGCAAGTGA
- the ZFYVE27 gene encoding protrudin isoform X5 — MQTSEREGSGPEVSPSVMPEAPLESPPAPTKSPAFDLFNLVLSYKRLEIYLEPLKDAGDGVRYLLRWQTPLCSLLTCLGLNILFLTLNEGAWYSVGALMISVPALLGYLQEVCRARLPESELMRRKYHSVRQEDLQRVRLSRPEAVAEVKSFLIQLEAFLSRLCRTCEAAYRVLHWENPAASSQFYGALLGTVCMLYLLPLCWVLALLNSTLFLGNVEFFRVVSEYRACLQRRMNPKQEDSVFESPPLPDAGGKCALPDCTPAPTPTEDLTPGSVEEAEEAEPDEEFKDAIEETHLVVLEDDEGAPCPAEDELVLQDNGFLSKNEVLRSKVSRLTERLRKRYPTNNFGNCTGCSATFSVLKKRRSCSNCGNSFCSRCCSFKVPKSSMGATEAVHTHCKQKIQIKGEHQCACRINAYASSKKIGSIFFILPEICYNHKSRFSGFLSGHASNMVILEDLEITIQKKKEEKNNPVILLPRDNHC, encoded by the exons ATGCAGACATCAGAGCGTGAGGGGAGTGGGCCAGAGGTAAGCCCCAGCGTGATGCCTGAGGCTCCCCTGGAGTCTCCACCTGCCCCTACCAAGTCCCCGGCGTTTGATCTTTTCAACTTGGTTCTGTCCTACAAGAGGCTGGAGATCTACCTGGAACCCCTAAAGGATGCAGGTGACGGTGTCCGATACTTGCTCAG GTGGCAGACACCTTTGTGTTCCTTGCTGACCTGCCTGGGCCTCAACATCTTGTTCCTCACTTTGAATGAAG GTGCGTGGTACTCGGTGGGTGCCCTCATGATTTCAGTGCCCGCCCTCCTCGGCTACCTTCAGGAGGTCTGCCGGGCACGGCTGCCTGAGTCTGAGTTGATGCGGAGGAAGTATCACAGTGTGAGGCAGGAGGACCTCCAGAGAGTTCGCCTGTCTCGCCCCGAGGCTGTGGCTGAGGTGAAGAGCTT CCTGATCCAGCTGGAGGCCTTCCTGAGCCGCCTGTGCCGTACCTGCGAAGCTGCCTACCGCGTGCTGCACTGGGAGAACCCTGCCGCGTCCTCGCA GTTCTATGGGGCTCTTCTGGGCACAGTTTGCATGCTGTACCTGCTGCCCCTGTGCTGGGTCCTTGCCCTTTTAAACAGCACGCTCTTTCTGGGGAATGTGGAGTTCTTCCGAG TGGTATCTGAGTACAGGGCATGTCTGCAGCGGCGGATGAACCCCAAGCAGGAAGACAGTGTCTTCGAGAGCCCCCCGCTGCCAGATGCTGGGGGAAAGTGTGCCCTGCCGGACTGCACGCCTGCGCCCACACCCACGGAG GACCTCACGCCCGGAAGTGTGGAGGAGGCCGAGGAGGCTGAGCCTGATGAGGAGTTTAAAGATGCGATTGAG GAGACCCACTTGGTGGTGCTG GAGGATGACGAGGGTGCCCCGTGCCCAGCAGAGGATGAGCTGGTTCTGCAGGACAACGGGTTCCTGAGCAAGAACGAGGTGCTGCGCAGCAAGGTGTCCCGGCTCACGGAGCGGCTCCGCAAACGCTACCCTACCAACAACTTTG GGAACTGTACGGGCTGCTCGGCCACCTTCTCAGTGCTGAAGAAGAGG CGAAGCTGCAGTAACTGTGGAAACAGCTTCTGCTCCCGGTGCTGCTCCTTCAAGGTGCCTAAGTCCTCCATGGGGGCCACAG AAGCTGTACATACTCATTGTAAACAAAAGATACAGATAAAGGGAGAGCACCAGTGTGCATGTAGGATAAATGCATATGCATCTTCTAAAAAAATTGGGAGCATATTTTTCATACTGCCTGAAATATGTTATAATCACAAATCgaggttttctggttttctttctggtCATGCAAGTAACATGGTTATTCTAGAAGATTTGGAGATTACGAtacagaagaagaaggaagaaaaaaataatcctgtaATTTTATTACCTAGAGATAACCACtgttaa
- the ZFYVE27 gene encoding protrudin isoform X4: MQTSEREGSGPEVSPSVMPEAPLESPPAPTKSPAFDLFNLVLSYKRLEIYLEPLKDAGDGVRYLLRWQTPLCSLLTCLGLNILFLTLNEGAWYSVGALMISVPALLGYLQEVCRARLPESELMRRKYHSVRQEDLQRVRLSRPEAVAEVKSFLIQLEAFLSRLCRTCEAAYRVLHWENPAASSQFYGALLGTVCMLYLLPLCWVLALLNSTLFLGNVEFFRVVSEYRACLQRRMNPKQEDSVFESPPLPDAGGKCALPDCTPAPTPTEDLTPGSVEEAEEAEPDEEFKDAIEETHLVVLEDDEGAPCPAEDELVLQDNGFLSKNEVLRSKVSRLTERLRKRYPTNNFDLDFAPLRTAPSTVSGLGWCPEWACLEEPGAGES, encoded by the exons ATGCAGACATCAGAGCGTGAGGGGAGTGGGCCAGAGGTAAGCCCCAGCGTGATGCCTGAGGCTCCCCTGGAGTCTCCACCTGCCCCTACCAAGTCCCCGGCGTTTGATCTTTTCAACTTGGTTCTGTCCTACAAGAGGCTGGAGATCTACCTGGAACCCCTAAAGGATGCAGGTGACGGTGTCCGATACTTGCTCAG GTGGCAGACACCTTTGTGTTCCTTGCTGACCTGCCTGGGCCTCAACATCTTGTTCCTCACTTTGAATGAAG GTGCGTGGTACTCGGTGGGTGCCCTCATGATTTCAGTGCCCGCCCTCCTCGGCTACCTTCAGGAGGTCTGCCGGGCACGGCTGCCTGAGTCTGAGTTGATGCGGAGGAAGTATCACAGTGTGAGGCAGGAGGACCTCCAGAGAGTTCGCCTGTCTCGCCCCGAGGCTGTGGCTGAGGTGAAGAGCTT CCTGATCCAGCTGGAGGCCTTCCTGAGCCGCCTGTGCCGTACCTGCGAAGCTGCCTACCGCGTGCTGCACTGGGAGAACCCTGCCGCGTCCTCGCA GTTCTATGGGGCTCTTCTGGGCACAGTTTGCATGCTGTACCTGCTGCCCCTGTGCTGGGTCCTTGCCCTTTTAAACAGCACGCTCTTTCTGGGGAATGTGGAGTTCTTCCGAG TGGTATCTGAGTACAGGGCATGTCTGCAGCGGCGGATGAACCCCAAGCAGGAAGACAGTGTCTTCGAGAGCCCCCCGCTGCCAGATGCTGGGGGAAAGTGTGCCCTGCCGGACTGCACGCCTGCGCCCACACCCACGGAG GACCTCACGCCCGGAAGTGTGGAGGAGGCCGAGGAGGCTGAGCCTGATGAGGAGTTTAAAGATGCGATTGAG GAGACCCACTTGGTGGTGCTG GAGGATGACGAGGGTGCCCCGTGCCCAGCAGAGGATGAGCTGGTTCTGCAGGACAACGGGTTCCTGAGCAAGAACGAGGTGCTGCGCAGCAAGGTGTCCCGGCTCACGGAGCGGCTCCGCAAACGCTACCCTACCAACAACTTTG ATCTGGACTTCGCTCCCTTGCGCACCGCTCCTAGCACGGTGTCTGGGCTGGGCTGGTGTCCTGAGTGGGCCTGTTTAGAAGAGCCAGGGGCAGGTGAGAGTTGA
- the ZFYVE27 gene encoding protrudin isoform X7, producing MISVPALLGYLQEVCRARLPESELMRRKYHSVRQEDLQRVRLSRPEAVAEVKSFLIQLEAFLSRLCRTCEAAYRVLHWENPAASSQFYGALLGTVCMLYLLPLCWVLALLNSTLFLGNVEFFRVVSEYRACLQRRMNPKQEDSVFESPPLPDAGGKCALPDCTPAPTPTEDLTPGSVEEAEEAEPDEEFKDAIEETHLVVLEDDEGAPCPAEDELVLQDNGFLSKNEVLRSKVSRLTERLRKRYPTNNFGNCTGCSATFSVLKKRRSCSNCGNSFCSRCCSFKVPKSSMGATEAVHTHCKQKIQIKGEHQCACRINAYASSKKIGSIFFILPEICYNHKSRFSGFLSGHASNMVILEDLEITIQKKKEEKNNPVILLPRDNHC from the exons ATGATTTCAGTGCCCGCCCTCCTCGGCTACCTTCAGGAGGTCTGCCGGGCACGGCTGCCTGAGTCTGAGTTGATGCGGAGGAAGTATCACAGTGTGAGGCAGGAGGACCTCCAGAGAGTTCGCCTGTCTCGCCCCGAGGCTGTGGCTGAGGTGAAGAGCTT CCTGATCCAGCTGGAGGCCTTCCTGAGCCGCCTGTGCCGTACCTGCGAAGCTGCCTACCGCGTGCTGCACTGGGAGAACCCTGCCGCGTCCTCGCA GTTCTATGGGGCTCTTCTGGGCACAGTTTGCATGCTGTACCTGCTGCCCCTGTGCTGGGTCCTTGCCCTTTTAAACAGCACGCTCTTTCTGGGGAATGTGGAGTTCTTCCGAG TGGTATCTGAGTACAGGGCATGTCTGCAGCGGCGGATGAACCCCAAGCAGGAAGACAGTGTCTTCGAGAGCCCCCCGCTGCCAGATGCTGGGGGAAAGTGTGCCCTGCCGGACTGCACGCCTGCGCCCACACCCACGGAG GACCTCACGCCCGGAAGTGTGGAGGAGGCCGAGGAGGCTGAGCCTGATGAGGAGTTTAAAGATGCGATTGAG GAGACCCACTTGGTGGTGCTG GAGGATGACGAGGGTGCCCCGTGCCCAGCAGAGGATGAGCTGGTTCTGCAGGACAACGGGTTCCTGAGCAAGAACGAGGTGCTGCGCAGCAAGGTGTCCCGGCTCACGGAGCGGCTCCGCAAACGCTACCCTACCAACAACTTTG GGAACTGTACGGGCTGCTCGGCCACCTTCTCAGTGCTGAAGAAGAGG CGAAGCTGCAGTAACTGTGGAAACAGCTTCTGCTCCCGGTGCTGCTCCTTCAAGGTGCCTAAGTCCTCCATGGGGGCCACAG AAGCTGTACATACTCATTGTAAACAAAAGATACAGATAAAGGGAGAGCACCAGTGTGCATGTAGGATAAATGCATATGCATCTTCTAAAAAAATTGGGAGCATATTTTTCATACTGCCTGAAATATGTTATAATCACAAATCgaggttttctggttttctttctggtCATGCAAGTAACATGGTTATTCTAGAAGATTTGGAGATTACGAtacagaagaagaaggaagaaaaaaataatcctgtaATTTTATTACCTAGAGATAACCACtgttaa
- the ZFYVE27 gene encoding protrudin isoform X6, translated as MISVPALLGYLQEVCRARLPESELMRRKYHSVRQEDLQRVRLSRPEAVAEVKSFLIQLEAFLSRLCRTCEAAYRVLHWENPAASSQFYGALLGTVCMLYLLPLCWVLALLNSTLFLGNVEFFRVVSEYRACLQRRMNPKQEDSVFESPPLPDAGGKCALPDCTPAPTPTEDLTPGSVEEAEEAEPDEEFKDAIEEDDEGAPCPAEDELVLQDNGFLSKNEVLRSKVSRLTERLRKRYPTNNFGNCTGCSATFSVLKKRRSCSNCGNSFCSRCCSFKVPKSSMGATAPEAQRETVFVCASCNQTLSK; from the exons ATGATTTCAGTGCCCGCCCTCCTCGGCTACCTTCAGGAGGTCTGCCGGGCACGGCTGCCTGAGTCTGAGTTGATGCGGAGGAAGTATCACAGTGTGAGGCAGGAGGACCTCCAGAGAGTTCGCCTGTCTCGCCCCGAGGCTGTGGCTGAGGTGAAGAGCTT CCTGATCCAGCTGGAGGCCTTCCTGAGCCGCCTGTGCCGTACCTGCGAAGCTGCCTACCGCGTGCTGCACTGGGAGAACCCTGCCGCGTCCTCGCA GTTCTATGGGGCTCTTCTGGGCACAGTTTGCATGCTGTACCTGCTGCCCCTGTGCTGGGTCCTTGCCCTTTTAAACAGCACGCTCTTTCTGGGGAATGTGGAGTTCTTCCGAG TGGTATCTGAGTACAGGGCATGTCTGCAGCGGCGGATGAACCCCAAGCAGGAAGACAGTGTCTTCGAGAGCCCCCCGCTGCCAGATGCTGGGGGAAAGTGTGCCCTGCCGGACTGCACGCCTGCGCCCACACCCACGGAG GACCTCACGCCCGGAAGTGTGGAGGAGGCCGAGGAGGCTGAGCCTGATGAGGAGTTTAAAGATGCGATTGAG GAGGATGACGAGGGTGCCCCGTGCCCAGCAGAGGATGAGCTGGTTCTGCAGGACAACGGGTTCCTGAGCAAGAACGAGGTGCTGCGCAGCAAGGTGTCCCGGCTCACGGAGCGGCTCCGCAAACGCTACCCTACCAACAACTTTG GGAACTGTACGGGCTGCTCGGCCACCTTCTCAGTGCTGAAGAAGAGG CGAAGCTGCAGTAACTGTGGAAACAGCTTCTGCTCCCGGTGCTGCTCCTTCAAGGTGCCTAAGTCCTCCATGGGGGCCACAG CCCCCGAAGCCCAGAGAGaaactgtgtttgtgtgtgcctCGTGTAACCAGACCTTGAGCAAGTGA
- the SFRP5 gene encoding secreted frizzled-related protein 5, giving the protein MRAAAGGARAAALALLLGALHGAPARGEENDYYGWQAEPLHGRSYSKPPQCLDIPADLPLCHTVGYKRMRLPNLLEHESLAEVKQQASSWLPLLAKRCHSDTQVFLCSLFAPVCLDRPIYPCRSLCEAVRAGCAPLMEAYGFPWPEMLHCHKFPLDNDLCIAVQFGHLPATAPPVTKICAQCEMEHSADGLMEQMCSSDFVVKMRIKEIKIENGDRKLIGAQKKKKLLKPGPLKRKDTKRLVLHMKNGASCPCPQLDSLAGSFLVMGRKVDGQLLLMAVYRWDKKNKEMKFAVKFMFSYPCSLYYPFFYGAAEPH; this is encoded by the exons AtgcgggcggcggcggggggcgcgCGGGCGGCCGCGCTGGCGCTGCTGCTGGGGGCGCTTCACGGGGCGCCGGCGCGCGGCGAGGAGAACGACTACTACGGCTGGCAGGCCGAGCCGCTGCACGGGCGCTCGTACTCCAAGCCGCCGCAGTGCCTCGACATCCCCGCCGACCTGCCGCTCTGCCACACCGTGGGCTACAAGCGCATGCGGCTGCCCAACCTGCTGGAGCACGAGAGCCTGGCCGAGGTGAAGCAGCAGGCGAGCAGCTGGCTGCCGCTGCTGGCCAAGCGCTGCCACTCGGACACGCAGGTCTTCCTCTGCTCGCTCTTCGCGCCCGTCTGCCTCGACCGGCCCATCTACCCGTGCCGCTCGCTGTGCGAGGCCGTGCGCGCCGGCTGCGCGCCGCTCATGGAGGCCTACGGCTTCCCCTGGCCCGAGATGCTGCACTGCCACAAGTTCCCCCTGGACAACGACCTCTGCATCGCTGTGCAGTTCGGACACCTGCCTGCCACCGCGCCTCCAG TGACCAAGATCTGTGCCCAGTGTGAAATGGAGCACAGTGCCGACGGCCTCATGGAACAGATGTGTTCCAGCGACTTCg TGGTTAAAATGCGCATCAAGGAGATCAAGATAGAGAATGGGGACCGGAAGCTGATTggagcccagaaaaaaaagaagctgctCAAGCCAGGCCCACTGAAGCGCAAGGACACCAAGAGGCTGGTGCTGCACATGAAGAATGGTGCCAGCTGCCCCTGTCCACAGCTGGACAGCCTGGCCGGCAGCTTCCTGGTCATGGGCCGCAAGGTGGATGGACAGCTGCTGCTGATGGCCGTCTACCGCTGGGACAAGAAGAATAAGGAGATGAAATTCGCAGTCAAGTTCATGTTCTCCTACCCCTGCTCCCTCTACTACCCCTTCTTCTATGGGGCTGCTGAACCCCACTGA